AAGTCTTCAATCGGAAGCGGGTTCTCCCCATATCCTGCCTCTATCGTATAGCCCGGCCTGTCGTACTGTAAAATAAACCAGTCCTTATAGCCCGCATTCCCGGACGCATAAGGGGTCTGCTCGACCGCATAGTCGCTCACTTCCCCGAAATGGTCCGCGATCTCTCTGGAACGGGGCGGCTCCAGATCTTTATATTTCCAGTAGATCACTTCCCCCTGTGTATGATAAGCCAGTATCAGAGAAAAATCATGAGACGTTGTGAACTCATAAATCGCCCGGCTCTCAGGAGCCGTCAGGGGCGCCGGCCCCACGTAATCTCTCGGCGCAGGTGTCCGGTAGCCCTGCTCATATTTGATCTGCTTTGCCAGCTCCCAGTCCGCCGGAAACTGAAGGTTCAGATCGGTCCCCTCAATATTTGCCTTCCAGCCATCCGGAAAGGGAATCTGTGGATAGTCCGCCGCAATCCGTCTGGCCTGCTCATAATAGTCTCCTTCTGT
The sequence above is a segment of the Lachnospiraceae bacterium JLR.KK008 genome. Coding sequences within it:
- a CDS encoding M14 family metallocarboxypeptidase produces the protein MELTAYSYDTTMKAIEHLLMYYPFMEKTVIGSSVMGKEIPALRLGVGEIQVCYSAAFHANEWITVPVLLQFAEDYARAVAEGELFNGVDARALYQQVTLYLIPLVNPDGVDLVTGALTEGDYYEQARRIAADYPQIPFPDGWKANIEGTDLNLQFPADWELAKQIKYEQGYRTPAPRDYVGPAPLTAPESRAIYEFTTSHDFSLILAYHTQGEVIYWKYKDLEPPRSREIADHFGEVSDYAVEQTPYASGNAGYKDWFILQYDRPGYTIEAGYGENPLPIEDLPEIYRRNIGILTGGMTEIL